gaaattttgaattaatttcaatttattcaatttacattCCTAAAAAAAGTGCGATTTTGGTttcttttcgaaaaataattgcattaaaCATTGCACGTGAAGGTTTTTAtcaaattatatgaatatatcatatataagcATAATACTTAAGTGTTAAATGTTATTATAGTTTGCTGTACAAACTAATTTTCCAAAACTAGTATCATGTGTTGTAAATGTTTGTAACTAAAACTTTagactaaataaaaattttaatataccatatttaagcGAATAAAAGTATTTGAGTtaaaatttgaacatttttgtttctgttgtgGTAGCGGCTTTGGTTTGGAGAATGTTGCTACGAAATACTGATTGTCGGAGAAATAGCAAAATAATTTCAGTTGAATTAATTATGTACTAATAGCTTTTATTAAGCTAACTATATTTCCTATAATCGAAAGGGCCTATTCCAGGCATGTTTGTGGCAAGTGCGGTATACGTGCCTATCTACATACAAATACTTTTTcgttttataaaattgctttcggaaatgcaaaattttgtcaCCATTACTTTTCGTCTTTTGCATTTGCAGGCACAACTGCCTGTCTCAAATTGATTTCCTGAGTTTGGTGTGAAGTGAAGTGTAACAGCCTGCGGTTTGAaggcaataaataaaatgacgACAAAAATAGCCGGTAGTGCAACTATAGACGCCGCCAACGAAATCTTTGGAATTGTATGCACAATACTGCCATTATAAAAGCAGAAAGTGTTGATAAAATTTCTGCATTCACTTTTGGATAACAGATAGCAATGGTAGGTATTTACTGATTCACTaagtttaacaaaataatatatgattttGATATTACAGTTTCACTTACCTTTGTTGATGATTCTACGATTTTCCACATTAGCGCTGCCTTTATGTGCTGGCCAAGCATTGCAACCACAAACGCAACAAAATATATGGGAATCATTTGCACCTGGCGAACTTTTACGCCATTTGGAACATTCCACATACACAGCACCGTTTAAATATAACGCCATAGCACAACGCCGGTCAGATGAAAATGCAGCAACACCGgaaaaaactatttattcaACACCGAGGTCAATACACAAACGTTCCGATGCATCAACCGATAATATATACACTGCGGAAGATCAATTAAATGCACCATCTAGCGCTGAATTCAATTATGACCAGGCTTATGAAGATTTCGTACGCGAGTACTTTGGTGATAAACTAGCAGAAGATAGCGATTCAAATGAGAAGAATGAAGAAGAAGCACTTGATGTGGAGGAAAGTGAAGAAGGGGAACAATTGGAAACGGAACATACTTCTTCAGCGGAAACGGAACTTTCGACAGGGGAAACTAAAACTCGTACACAACGGAAGACAAAAGAAAAATGCCGGCAcatcaaaaaacacaaacaaaattgtttgaTTTGCGAGAATGCGCGTACCGGCGAAAAATCTGAAACATGCTCTTTTTCTCGTGAAAGTGAACCTCAGCGGTATGCTTTCCAAAAAGAAACGAGCTACAAAAAACAACGCGATGCTGAAGAACCCTCATCGCAAAGCCAAGAACAAACGTCTTCCGAAGAAGCAACACTAGCGGAAGCAGATACATTTGTAAAAAAAGTTGACAATAAAGATTTTGTGGGCAAACGCAACAACGAGAAACCGCCAAAAGATAGTAGCACTTGCATACAATTGGTGAAACGTGGAAAGATTTGCTATCAGTGCGTCGATGGTGACGGCACATCCACCAAATGTTATGTGCCTGCGAAAACGAGCAACGGCAGCAATAATAGACAGCGTCCGGCGAAAGGCAACGAGCACAAAGTGCAAAAAGCTCAGCAGCGTATTTACAAACGAACAATTTCGTATTCTTTTGAGAAGGGTACCAATGGCACTATAGAAAATGTTACACCAATTGAAGCGGCACAATTGGAAAATAGAACTACCACAATTAGTACACCACATTTGAAAGAGAAGATATTCATCAAGGTGGTAAATCAAAATGAAACAATAGCGGAATAATTTTCCAAACTTCCTTCCGCATTCAAAGTGTAActgcatttatacatacatatgtatgtgtgggctTGTGCAAacgattataaatatatttaaacttgTAATATTACAACACTTTTTCTGTAAAAGGACAcagcattttttgcttttttttgcgTATTTGGCAAAATCATTTTTTCATTGCAGCACAAAAACTATTTACTTGTAGAACGGAATAACACAACACTTTCTACACTAAATGCACGTATCACTATAGACACTATAAACACATATCACAGTAACACTTAAATAGATTTTTGATTTACTAACGATAtactttagtttatttattgtgcgaaaattattattcataAATTAAACGAATAAAACCGCACGCCGCCAAAACTAACTGTTCATTAAATGTCAAATGCAATTGGTTGAAAAATTAAACCCGGTTGACAGGGTTGACagaaaataacaatataatgtgAATGCGTTAAATTGCACATGCATGCAAAATATccttacatatacatttttcttaatatcggaagttttatataaaaatatcttaaactCTGAAATCATTTCAAGTGTTTTGCACACCattattattatagctttgtGTTGATAGAGAAAGCTTATATACCTACAACTAGTGTATAACATCTCTCTGGTTAGCGACATAAAACTACCGTTGAAAAAAATCTGGGATAAGTTCAATCTGCTAACGGTATATTGGTGTCAAATCAATTTACGAAACAagaaacaacgttaacttcggttgcaccgatattataataccctttacaacaacaaaagattccatacaagaacttgatcttgatcaaatttcgtgaagatatctcgtctcTTGGTGTTGacttacagacatacatatagagAATTGGCGAAATTTGTGCATAAATTGCAGAGAAATCCGAAAtcgttataataattaaaaattagttaagATTTTAATcgttttccaaaataattttccacTTACGTTTGTTATAgccttttaatgaaaaatttcgaaatatgtaaaaataaacctttatttataaaataaggttatcattatatcatattacaataataatgtCTTTCCTCTTCATAATCATACTTCGCATAGGGCAAATCGGCTGATAGCGACATGTTGCAAACAATGCCCATTTGCGCACTTTCTAAAAAAagatttgtttgcatttttgtcaatgttaaataaattaataaattacaatacaTAGTGTATATAGTATGTAAGTTATTTAAGTTTTGTGTTACAAgacgaaattaataattttagttttgtattTAGGTAAGAATGTATATTGCTTAATGCCATACATTTTTTCATGTATTTATAATTCCAGCCGTtctatattattgttattattgctgaatgatagttgcatttacttaataattttcttaatgCATCTTTTCCTTTCAGCATTATtggttagttgttgttgttgtagcgacagaattctgccgagttgacagtccttggccggaataaatcc
The sequence above is drawn from the Bactrocera oleae isolate idBacOlea1 chromosome 5, idBacOlea1, whole genome shotgun sequence genome and encodes:
- the LOC106616080 gene encoding uncharacterized protein DDB_G0286299; this translates as MFHLPLLMILRFSTLALPLCAGQALQPQTQQNIWESFAPGELLRHLEHSTYTAPFKYNAIAQRRSDENAATPEKTIYSTPRSIHKRSDASTDNIYTAEDQLNAPSSAEFNYDQAYEDFVREYFGDKLAEDSDSNEKNEEEALDVEESEEGEQLETEHTSSAETELSTGETKTRTQRKTKEKCRHIKKHKQNCLICENARTGEKSETCSFSRESEPQRYAFQKETSYKKQRDAEEPSSQSQEQTSSEEATLAEADTFVKKVDNKDFVGKRNNEKPPKDSSTCIQLVKRGKICYQCVDGDGTSTKCYVPAKTSNGSNNRQRPAKGNEHKVQKAQQRIYKRTISYSFEKGTNGTIENVTPIEAAQLENRTTTISTPHLKEKIFIKVVNQNETIAE